The nucleotide sequence GTGTCTCTATATGTTGCTCTATTGCCGTGAGGATGGTGGAGTATACTTCGAGTGGATGGAGCGACGACGTCGTCGACGACCTCTGCACATATCTCGACACCAGCGGTGCCCAGCGGACGGCCCGACTTCCAGGAACTGGCTGAGGAGTACGAGGTGGCGCCATGAGGGCGCGATTCGATAGCGCATCGGCCAGCAGCTGGACAACCCACTTACCGTCTTCATGATTGGGGTGGGTCGATGGCGTTTCGCGGACTCAAAACAGGCGTCGATACCGACTGGAGTGCGACGAATTCGGATGGTTTACTCGTCTTCGAGTGCGGCGTAGATCTCTGCGTGGCGGCGTCCATCAAGTTTCCCCATCTCAAGGGCGATCTGGTGGCGTTCGGCGTCACTCTCGGCTGCCTGATACCGCTCGTATAGTCGGCGAACTTCTTTATCGACCGTCGCCGAGGAATCGGTGCTGGACGCCATCTCTGTTTCGAACATACTCTGTGTGTCCCTTTATCAGTTGCGACGAGCGCACGCTCGGAAGTAGACGACTGCTGTTTCGGTGTCGACAGCAGCTTCGTTGGTCGCAAAGCGGTGAAGTAAGGCGCGAATTTCGTCGCCGTAGTCGAACGTGTGTCCGTTCAGCATGTAAAAGACAACCACCGTTCGGAGCGCCGTTCGCTTGTTCCCGTCGACAAAGGGATGGTCTGCAACGAGAAGCCGCATCAGATGTACCGCTTTTTCATGCAGTGTCTGTGGAACCTCCC is from Haloprofundus halophilus and encodes:
- a CDS encoding type II toxin-antitoxin system death-on-curing family toxin is translated as MTDDVAYPSVGLILDFHEQIVDEGDATEPGIRSEDAIESTVQYVSKGYFGEVPQTLHEKAVHLMRLLVADHPFVDGNKRTALRTVVVFYMLNGHTFDYGDEIRALLHRFATNEAAVDTETAVVYFRACARRN